In Haliscomenobacter hydrossis DSM 1100, the DNA window TGATGACGGCCAACAGCATTGAAGTCCAGAAAGGAGGAAAGGCCATTTTGCGCAACTCCACGATTACCACACGTACCCTGGAAGCGGAGGTCGTTTCACCCCAAAGCGCAGAATTCAGCGTTGAATCCGCTACACAAAAATCACCTGAAAAATTGAACACTGGCCATTCGCGCTTGATGATTCGTTTGCCCAATCAAACTGGAAATGTCAAAGTCATCGTGAAACTTACGCCGAAAGGTTAAATTTGTAGTCAAATAAAGCCTTATCAACATGAAACAGATCGCTAGCGCCCTGCTATTTCTTAGCCTGTCCATCAGCTTGTTTTCACAGGTTACCCAGCGCAACATCCTGGCCAACAAATACAACCTGCTGGCTGTTCAACAGTCTTTGGTCCCCAAAAATCAATGGAAGCCGTATCCACTAACGCCCGAAGAATGGCGCAAAAAGCTCCCCGATTCCACGTTTAACAAGTTGATTAAAACCGGAGAAACCGCGCTCAAATACAAATTTGAACCCATTTCCGCTACTACTTCACTGGATTTTGTCCGTTCGGGTGACCGCCAGCAACACAGCAACATCTCTTTTGGCAAACGAAACGCCCTCATGAATCTGGTACTGGCCGAAAGTGCCGAAAACCAGGGCCGTTTTACCGAGGCCATCATGAACGGCGTGTGGTCGATTTGTGAAGAAAGTTATTGGGGGGTTCCCGCACACATCAGCGGCACCGGTTTGCCCGATGTGGAAAATCCCGTGGTTGATCTTTTTGCCGCTGAAACCGCCGCCGTACTGGCTTTAACCGATTATTTTGTCGGAGAAAAACTGGACAAAATCAACCGCCTCTTGCGCAGCCGTATCTACTACGAAACCAAACAACGCATTTTTACCCCCATGGCTAAAAATGGCGACAAATACGGCTGGATGAGCCAAACCAGACCCGTCAACAACTGGAATCCCTGGATCATGTCCAACTGGATTATGGCCATTTTACTCTTGGAAAAAGACGAAAAACAACGCGCTGAAATGCTCCATCATTCCATGCGCGGACTGGATCGTTACCTCAACAGCCTGGGCGACGATGGTGGTTGTGACGAAGGGCCCAGCTATTGGTTTGCCGCCGGAGCTTCGGTGTACGACTGTCTGGAATTGTACACTGGCGCCACCAACAACAAGGTCAACATTTACAGCGAGCCGCTGATTCAAAAAATGGCCTCGTATGTGTACAAAACCCATATCGCCGACAACTATTTCGTCAATTTCGCCGATGCCGATCCCAAGCTAACGCCCGATGGTTTGATGCTGTAC includes these proteins:
- a CDS encoding heparinase II/III domain-containing protein; protein product: MKQIASALLFLSLSISLFSQVTQRNILANKYNLLAVQQSLVPKNQWKPYPLTPEEWRKKLPDSTFNKLIKTGETALKYKFEPISATTSLDFVRSGDRQQHSNISFGKRNALMNLVLAESAENQGRFTEAIMNGVWSICEESYWGVPAHISGTGLPDVENPVVDLFAAETAAVLALTDYFVGEKLDKINRLLRSRIYYETKQRIFTPMAKNGDKYGWMSQTRPVNNWNPWIMSNWIMAILLLEKDEKQRAEMLHHSMRGLDRYLNSLGDDGGCDEGPSYWFAAGASVYDCLELYTGATNNKVNIYSEPLIQKMASYVYKTHIADNYFVNFADADPKLTPDGLMLYRFGKAINDPTMIQFGQWAFSKFPAASTAVSGHHRPRKLYNILTIVQLANNNFNYTPSSDAWFSDIQVMTSRSANGVYLATHGGHNAESHNHNDVGDFIIYLDGKPMIVDAGRGNYTARTFSSKRYELWFTQSEYHNLPIINGFGQKAGLEYTAKNVNRVSNAKESVLTMDIAPAYPAEAGIQTWNRMVKQKKSNGDVEIIDEYLLKQKPNNLQQVFMTICNVDVSEAGKIVFSDQSQVLTLQYDAKKWTASTDLPSTEGMEYSSFKTKWDSKPVRRVLLTHKAPEAKGKLEYNIKRG